Proteins encoded together in one Branchiostoma lanceolatum isolate klBraLanc5 chromosome 11, klBraLanc5.hap2, whole genome shotgun sequence window:
- the LOC136444549 gene encoding protein mago nashi homolog has translation MASNDFYLRYYVGHKGKFGHEFLEFEFRPDGKLRYANNSNYKNDTMIRKEAYVHKSVLQELKRVIEDSEIMQEDDTLWPPPDRVGRQELEIVLGDEHISFTTSKIGSLIDVNNCKDPEGLRAFYYLVQDLKCLVFSLIGLHFKIKPI, from the exons ATGGCGTCCAACGATTTCTATCTGCGCTACTACGTCGGACACAAAGGCAAATTCGGCCACGAATTCCTCGAGTTTGAGTTCAGACCAGATG GTAAGCTGCGATATGCAAACAACTCCAACTACAAGAATGACACCATGATCAGAAAAGAG GCTTATGTACACAAGAGTGTGCTGCAGGAGTTGAAGAGAGTCATTGAGGACAGTGAGATCATGCAGGAAGATGACACACTGTGGCCACCACCAGACAGAGTAGGAAGACAG GAGCTGGAGATAGTGTTAGGAGACGAGCACATTTCATTCACAACATCCAAGATTGGTTCCCTCATCGATGTCAACAACTGCAA AGACCCAGAAGGCCTGCGTGCATTCTACTACCTGGTCCAAGACCTGAAGTGTCTCGTGTTCTCTCTCATCGGCCTCCACTTCAAGATTAAACCCATCTAG